The genomic interval GACGGTGTAGCTGCTGGTGGTGCAGTGGTAGCTGGCGGCGGAGGCCGGTGCGGCGGTGGCGAGGGCGGCGGTGCCGGCGAGCGCGGCGAGGATGGCCGCGGTGGAGGTGGAACGCTTAAGGGCGCGCATTTGGTGCCTTTCGGTGGTGGGTTACTGGCTGCTGGGGGCGGTGTGGCCGTGCAGCGGGGTGTTGAGGTCGCTCGGAGTGGTTTTGCGGCGGACGACGTGACCTGCGGCGAGGTGGCGCTGGCAGATGGTGAGGACCGGTGGGCCCTTGGGCAGCCGCTCGGGGTGGCACTCGGTGTCTGCCGAGGTTTCGTCCGCCACGGGCAGGAGGTGGAAGGCGTCGTGCACGGCGGCGGCGGTCTGCCACAGCCGTGTGTGGGCGGTAGCCAGGTGTCGGCTGGCGGCGGGATGCGGCGGTCGGGAGGATTCAGCGAGCTGGTCGAGCAGCTGGTGGAGTGCGGTCAGGTGGGCGTGCAGCACGTCGAGGTGCATGCGGTCCGCGGACGAGGGGGTGTGCTGGGCTCGGGAGGCGAGGCTGCGCGTGTGGTGGCGGATCCCGGCGGTGGCGGCGCGGAGGTAGGGGTGCGCGTCGTCGGTATGCGTAGGCGAGTTCAAAGGGGCGGGGTCCTTGCTGCCGCCGTATCGGTAGAGAGGGCGGCGGAGTCAGAGGGTGGTGCGAGCCAGCGGCAGTGCGGTGACAGCGAAGGCGTCGGGCTGCTGGTAGTTGAGGCGTCGCAGGTCGACACCGGCGGTGACGGCGGCGGTCTCGATCTGCGCGCAGGCGGCATCGAGGAGGTCGTCGGTGTCGGCGGTGACGGTGACCAGCCCGGTCAGGGCGACATCGGCGTGTCCGGCGATGAGCTGCCGCTCGCGCTGCTTGACGTCGGCGTATTCGACGCTGTCCTCTTCGCTGTCGACCTGGCCGCGGCGGGCGCGTTCGCTGGCGTCGGCCATGATGGCCGATTTGCGGCGCTGGACGTCGCGCAGCGCCGACTCGATTCCCTGGGGCACATACACCAGAGACAGGCTGCGGCGGACCCCGGCGGTGAACATCAGGCCGTGGAGGAATCCGGCGCCGACTTGGACGCGCGGCCAGTTTTCCACCCAGTAGGTGGCGTGGCGGGCGGAATCGGTGGCCAGCCGGTCCCAGTCTTCGACCTGGACGACGGGTCCTGCGGCGGCGGGGTCAGCTTCCGCGCGGCCGGTCTCGGACCACTGCTGCAGGGCCGACAGGGCTTTGGGGTCGTAGGCGGTGCGGATGACGGCTGCGATCTCCCGTGCGCTGAGCCAGCCGGTGACCGTTAGTCCGGCGTTCCGGGCGGCCTGGGCGACGCTGGCAGTGGTCTGCTGCATCACGGTGAAGGCGCCGGGCAGCCCGCCGCCGGCCTGCGATATCAGGCGCTTGGCGGCCTTGAGGTCCAGGGAGATCGCGAGGTACGTCTCGTGCGGTGCTGCCGCGGGTCCGGCGGCGGCGACCAGTTCGGAGTAGACCTGCCCGGCGACCTGGGTGTCGGGCCGGCCGTGCTGGGTCCAGTGCCGGGCGAGGGTGTCGCCGCTGTCGGGGACGGTGCGCTCCAGTACCTGCACGGTGGCGACGTGTCCGGTGCGGGCGATGCCCGCCAGTGCTCGGCCCCACCCGGTCACGTTGTGGTTCTGCGTCGCGGGGTCGAGCAGGGCGAATGCGCGGCTGCTGACTCGGGCGATGGCGGTGAGGGTCTGCTGGTGCGGGTCGTGGATGGCGGCGGAGCCGGTGGCGGAGTCGCCGGGGGTGACGACCTTGAGGGAGGCGGAGGTGCCTGGCAGGTGGAGGATGCCGTCCTGCCGGGGCCGGGTGATGGGACGGGCGAGCCAGAGGGTCTGCCCGGTGCGGCGGCGGTTTGCGTAGCGGGCCACGATGGGGGCCCAGTCGATCAATGAGCGGCCGTGTCGGCGGATCATGACCAGGGCGGCGACGGCCGCCCACAGCGGTGCGAGGGCGATGGCGCCGAGCAGCCCGGTCGTCACGACCGTCACCAGCAGTAGGGCCAACGCACACGAGACTAGGGCGAGTTGGGGGAGGGTGAGGCCGAGGAGAATGCCGCGGCGGGACCGGTGCGGAAACTTCACCGAGACCGGGGCGACGGAGAGATCAGACAAGGAGCAGTGGTCCTGGGCGCGGGGCTGGGGGCGGGAGACGGAGACCTCCCGCCCCCAGGGATCGGACAGGGGCTAGGGGCCGGTCGGCGGCGGTGGGGAGGCGCTGACGGGCTGTGAGCCGGAGGGCGGCGCCCCCTGTGGCGGCGGGGTCGTGGTGGGCGGCGTGGGCTGCCATCCGCCGGCCTGGCCGGCTGCGGCGCCCTGTCCGCCTGCTGCTGAACTGCCGCCTACGTGACCGCTGGTGTCATCGGCGGCATTGGTCGGCGGCGGCTGGACGGCCTTCTCCAGACCCGACTTGGCGGCGTCACCGCCGGGCGAGACCCCCGAGTCTCCGCCGGAGGACGTGGCGGCGATGTCGCCGGGGAATTCTCCGGAGCCTGCGTCGGGGCCTTGGGGCGCTGCGCCGGCTCCGGCGGCTGCTCCGCCGGTTCCAGCAGTGGCGGCCATGGAAGCGCCCTTGCGTCCGGCGCGCTCGGCGTGCTGCCGGGCCATCTGGGCACCGGCACCACCGGCGCGGTGGATCGACTCCCCGTCTGTGCCCTCGGCCGCCCAGTGCACGAATTTGAACACGGCATAGGGGCAGAGCAGGACCAAGACCATGATCACGATGCCGGACAGGACGTCGGCGAGCGCACCGAGCCCGCCCTTGGGGGAGGTGTTGCCCATCGCGGCGACCCCTAGCACGAAGATGATCGTCATCAGCAGCTTGGAGACCACGAGGGTGGCGGTGGCTTCGATCCAGCCCTTACGCCAGCGGCGGGCGGCTTCCCAGCCGCCGCCGGCGCCGGCGAACACGGCAAGGGTGACCATGACGAGGATGCCGACCTTGCGGACCATCATCACGCACCAGTACAGGACGGCGCCGAGGGCGACTCCGAGGCCGGCCACGGTGGCGACCATCCAGCCCAAGCTGGAGAGCGCGCCGATCTCCGCGACCTTCACGGTGCGTCGCACGGCAGTCTCGATGGACTGGTGCGAGGCTTTGAAGAGCCCGTCGGACAGGGCGTCGACCACTTCGATGGCGATGGTGGTGGCGGCGACGGCGCCGAAGGTGAACAGAACGCCGCTCATCGTGCCGGTGAACGCCTGTGCGAGGGCTTGTCCGTCGCGTCGGACGGCGGCACGGATGAGCTGCGCGCAGAAGGTGGCGACCAGGATGGTCAGGCCGATGGGCAGCAACATCTCGTAGTTGTCGCGGAACCATCCGGCGCCCAGGTCGACATGGGTGGTGGAGTTGACGGCTTTCGCGGCGAGGTCGGCTGCCGCGGCGGCGAGTTCGCCGGCGCTCTGGGCGATCCAGTTGCCGATCGCCTTGCCAGGGTTGGAGGCGAAGTCGATCGCATCGCCGGCTGCGTCGGTGGCCGAGCAGACCTTGTCCGCCAGGGGCAAGTCACAAAAGCCCATGGGAGCGTGTCCCTCCTTTCGGGATCAGGCGGTCAGGGCGCGACGCGGGGGGCGATGGCGGCCAGGGAGCAGTCGTGGTGGGGCCGGCACTGCACGGCGAGCGTGATGGCGCGGTCCTCGGCACCGCC from Streptomyces caniferus carries:
- a CDS encoding DUF6238 family protein, coding for MNSPTHTDDAHPYLRAATAGIRHHTRSLASRAQHTPSSADRMHLDVLHAHLTALHQLLDQLAESSRPPHPAASRHLATAHTRLWQTAAAVHDAFHLLPVADETSADTECHPERLPKGPPVLTICQRHLAAGHVVRRKTTPSDLNTPLHGHTAPSSQ
- a CDS encoding SCO6880 family protein, translated to MSDLSVAPVSVKFPHRSRRGILLGLTLPQLALVSCALALLLVTVVTTGLLGAIALAPLWAAVAALVMIRRHGRSLIDWAPIVARYANRRRTGQTLWLARPITRPRQDGILHLPGTSASLKVVTPGDSATGSAAIHDPHQQTLTAIARVSSRAFALLDPATQNHNVTGWGRALAGIARTGHVATVQVLERTVPDSGDTLARHWTQHGRPDTQVAGQVYSELVAAAGPAAAPHETYLAISLDLKAAKRLISQAGGGLPGAFTVMQQTTASVAQAARNAGLTVTGWLSAREIAAVIRTAYDPKALSALQQWSETGRAEADPAAAGPVVQVEDWDRLATDSARHATYWVENWPRVQVGAGFLHGLMFTAGVRRSLSLVYVPQGIESALRDVQRRKSAIMADASERARRGQVDSEEDSVEYADVKQRERQLIAGHADVALTGLVTVTADTDDLLDAACAQIETAAVTAGVDLRRLNYQQPDAFAVTALPLARTTL
- a CDS encoding SCO6881 family protein, translating into MGFCDLPLADKVCSATDAAGDAIDFASNPGKAIGNWIAQSAGELAAAAADLAAKAVNSTTHVDLGAGWFRDNYEMLLPIGLTILVATFCAQLIRAAVRRDGQALAQAFTGTMSGVLFTFGAVAATTIAIEVVDALSDGLFKASHQSIETAVRRTVKVAEIGALSSLGWMVATVAGLGVALGAVLYWCVMMVRKVGILVMVTLAVFAGAGGGWEAARRWRKGWIEATATLVVSKLLMTIIFVLGVAAMGNTSPKGGLGALADVLSGIVIMVLVLLCPYAVFKFVHWAAEGTDGESIHRAGGAGAQMARQHAERAGRKGASMAATAGTGGAAAGAGAAPQGPDAGSGEFPGDIAATSSGGDSGVSPGGDAAKSGLEKAVQPPPTNAADDTSGHVGGSSAAGGQGAAAGQAGGWQPTPPTTTPPPQGAPPSGSQPVSASPPPPTGP